One Apium graveolens cultivar Ventura unplaced genomic scaffold, ASM990537v1 ctg6327, whole genome shotgun sequence genomic window carries:
- the LOC141703200 gene encoding uncharacterized protein LOC141703200 isoform X1, which yields MSVSLFGGLVICAGFSTSAHTFENEAQGLEKNDAEIVGGSSFLQPPDPIAKDAYESEELMKETKDSVPETKHREKEKGIDVFKSKLDREHLERGNDNASEKMEKQNTEKERELEDLEEKEKMAKTAAPHAELTDAKDEKLNMRKT from the exons ATGTCTGTTTCCCTCTTTGGCGGGTTGGTTATATGTGCAGGATTTTCAACTTCAGCACATACGTTCGAAAATGAAGCTCAGGGATTAGAAAAG AATGATGCAGAAATTGTTGGTGGATCCTCATTCCTACAACCTCCGGATCCTATCGCAAAAGATGCCTATGAATCAGAGGAGCTCATGAAGGAAACAAAAGATAGTGTTCCGGAAACAAAACACAGAGAAAAGGAAAAAGGTATTGATGTTTTTAAAAGCAAACTTGACAGAGAGCATCTTGAAAGAGGGAATGATAATGCTAGTGAGAAAATGGAGAAACAAAATACGGAAAAAGAAAGAGAGCTGGAAGATTTGGAAGAGAAAGAGAAAATGGCAAAGACAGCAGCGCCTCATGCCGAACTCACTGATGCAAAGGATGAAAAATTGAACATGAGGAAGACATAA
- the LOC141703200 gene encoding uncharacterized protein LOC141703200 isoform X2, with amino-acid sequence MVPTGDLFPLVQKGFQHFQLEANVNCNDAEIVGGSSFLQPPDPIAKDAYESEELMKETKDSVPETKHREKEKGIDVFKSKLDREHLERGNDNASEKMEKQNTEKERELEDLEEKEKMAKTAAPHAELTDAKDEKLNMRKT; translated from the exons ATGGTTCCAACAGGAGACCTTTTTCCACTAGTGCAGAAAGGATTCCAGCATTTTCAGCTGGAAGCAAATGTTAATTGT AATGATGCAGAAATTGTTGGTGGATCCTCATTCCTACAACCTCCGGATCCTATCGCAAAAGATGCCTATGAATCAGAGGAGCTCATGAAGGAAACAAAAGATAGTGTTCCGGAAACAAAACACAGAGAAAAGGAAAAAGGTATTGATGTTTTTAAAAGCAAACTTGACAGAGAGCATCTTGAAAGAGGGAATGATAATGCTAGTGAGAAAATGGAGAAACAAAATACGGAAAAAGAAAGAGAGCTGGAAGATTTGGAAGAGAAAGAGAAAATGGCAAAGACAGCAGCGCCTCATGCCGAACTCACTGATGCAAAGGATGAAAAATTGAACATGAGGAAGACATAA